A genomic region of Salinibacter pepae contains the following coding sequences:
- a CDS encoding PAS domain S-box protein: MPAGPSDPDLSPSDSKYARINPRRLQALRRYDVIDTAPEETFDRIADLAAALLDVPIGLVTFVGDQKQWHKACVGLDAQALGLDASFCVHTLDDGQRLVVEDATEDERFDDNPLVTEEPHVRFYAGAPMITPDGHVLGTVCALDTEPRAPSERQLEGLDDLAQMAVDQLERRRRQKTKAVDRAGPTELDATRLNELLASLDDAVWEVQIHPAGPNEAGPVRHELAYVNSSEESIFGRPTDAFVRDPMLWRSAAHPKDQPGLPTAHDLLEDERWRGAYRLLQPDGTVRWVETAVRVVGRPSFSDADKTTLEAPVKLAGITRSIHQRKQAEASVQEKSAALAEEKTRLRVALDAADAGVFEWSIPDDRRVWDERTQALFGVDSAPQTTGALLEHVHPADRGRLQDTMARVLEDPDKETCQVRYRVRRPNEEDRHVQARARILRNEDGDAERLIGTYQDVTERRRRRQKLRRRERQFEAVFQDPNLLTGLLDLDGTLRRVNDTALSFINAGREEVVGQSFWETPWWDHDSALQADLQDWIARAAAGEYVTYQSEHLRPDGLQYTIRGSIRPVPDEDGTVTALIVSGRDVTAREDQRRELKVLHQAVEDSAEGMAVLAGDEYVYVDQTHADMYGFDDKEQLLGNTWRMLYGEDEIERLEETVFPVLEEEGHWQGLVTGQRPDGSTFPAALSLTVTEAGRLVCTVRDMTGRQDRNRKRQLLLTASETGIAEWDLRAGQIRWDGMLRNIFGRAPESTDAFFALIHPEDRSRVRDGFDSVVDSASSWNGEFRIEDGDGRTRWIETLVIPIFENGEVARLLASGTDVTERKERQQKLDLALTGTDTGVLEWNLQSGEMQWDETLQDLFGHDPQTFEAFTEIVHPNDLPDVEAALEDMTSTGESWEGDFWLFHPEEGVARMHLRATPVYEERGAVRVLGIATDVTAQWERRRDLAASRERHQALLQANPNPVLGADMETGKIVEANAAAADLLGRPREEIIGAHQTDFHPSGRAEAYASLFRQSLDEDGPRRALPDGTQIEVVTDEGTAVPVELNATTVGLPDGRVVYRIFRDISKRKAMQKRLTRRERRFRMMFEGHNAPMLLIDQETGAIERANAAAAEFYEYDRDVLTSMSIQDINQLPAEAVARERREAAKDGDEFLFEHELASGEVRTVRVLSAPVPDLDRGGTLLFSVIHDVTQREERRQDLADQKAFLDQILDTIEDVFYLLDEQGDLLFWNRRLNEVTGYTDAELEAMTAPDLFDEDDAARIRDAIEESAAGQAVRVEAPLITKDGHRVPHEFVGDAFDDPTRGWVLCGVGRDVTPQKERRRALRRANQRFEQFAEAVPNAFYIVTPDYSELRYANSATETLYGVDRDTLRDAPSAWTRHVHPADLGPLRSAVEAQGDGEARWPQHQEFRVLHPTRGCRWLRAQIDGIYDDEGTLQRLAGVTTDVTDQKVRERRLRSLYRVTRDLLAVGTEAGAASIVTDALGDTLNFQEAAVYLRDGDVLVRAGAIDSEVVGSMPRVEQGHTPLWTALDEEDTQVHPDPSTIDDGVDRSGLTGCAYVPLGQRGVLVVGTAAPNGLDDGALRLLETVAQSLRKALESLTRAHDLIARERRYRTLAENIPNGAVFLFDENLAYTLAAGELLGTYELEESDLLGAQAGTVLVGIEGGRHPIVDRFEAALAGERTDRRIGVGGRTLRVHVVPLQGDTEAEGLMLAQDITENVRKERELMSAKKAAEEAGRMKSSLLANMSHEIRTPLTSVLGFAEAIEEEIEGLEPPAAADDLKPPVEFAGLIQKSGQRLMDTLTGVLNLSRLEAGEMDLGAEPVDLAEQVGEVAGELRPQAEAEGLRLQVQSGGEPTWARADGGGVQIVLRNLVSNAIKYTKDGEIQLHAYEKTGHAIIEVEDSGIGMAPEKVEDLFRPFRQASEGVAREYEGTGLGLAVAQEAVEQMNGSIEMETEKGKGTTVRVRMPKEESRETGNGDVDDAER, from the coding sequence ATGCCCGCTGGTCCCTCCGATCCGGACCTCTCCCCCTCAGACAGCAAATACGCACGAATCAATCCCCGTCGCCTCCAGGCCCTACGCCGGTACGACGTCATCGACACCGCCCCGGAGGAGACGTTCGACCGCATTGCGGATCTCGCGGCGGCCCTGCTGGACGTCCCCATCGGGCTGGTCACTTTTGTTGGCGATCAGAAACAGTGGCACAAGGCCTGTGTCGGGCTCGACGCGCAGGCGCTCGGGCTCGACGCCTCCTTCTGCGTGCACACCCTCGACGATGGGCAGCGGCTCGTGGTGGAGGACGCGACCGAAGACGAGCGGTTCGACGACAATCCGCTCGTCACGGAGGAGCCCCACGTCCGTTTCTACGCCGGCGCCCCCATGATTACCCCGGACGGCCATGTGCTGGGAACCGTCTGCGCGCTCGACACCGAGCCGCGCGCGCCCTCGGAGCGACAACTCGAAGGGCTGGACGACCTTGCGCAGATGGCGGTCGATCAGTTGGAACGGCGGCGCCGTCAGAAAACCAAAGCGGTCGACCGGGCCGGCCCCACCGAGTTGGACGCGACACGGCTCAATGAGCTGCTTGCGTCCCTCGACGATGCGGTCTGGGAGGTGCAGATTCATCCTGCCGGCCCGAACGAGGCGGGGCCCGTCCGGCATGAGCTGGCCTACGTGAACAGCTCGGAAGAGTCCATTTTCGGCCGCCCCACCGACGCGTTTGTCCGAGACCCGATGCTCTGGCGGTCGGCGGCGCACCCCAAGGACCAGCCCGGCCTGCCAACCGCCCACGACCTGCTCGAAGACGAGCGCTGGCGCGGGGCGTACCGGCTTCTTCAGCCCGACGGGACCGTGCGGTGGGTCGAGACCGCTGTGCGCGTCGTGGGCCGGCCCTCCTTCTCTGACGCCGATAAAACAACGCTGGAGGCGCCCGTGAAGCTGGCCGGCATCACCCGGAGCATTCATCAGCGCAAGCAGGCAGAAGCCTCCGTACAGGAGAAAAGTGCGGCCCTCGCCGAGGAGAAGACGCGCCTCCGGGTGGCCCTCGACGCCGCCGACGCGGGCGTGTTCGAGTGGTCCATTCCGGACGACCGGCGCGTGTGGGACGAGCGCACGCAGGCCCTTTTCGGGGTCGATTCGGCCCCGCAGACAACCGGAGCACTCCTCGAGCACGTCCACCCGGCCGACCGGGGACGTCTCCAGGACACAATGGCTCGCGTCCTGGAGGATCCCGACAAGGAGACCTGCCAGGTCCGATACCGAGTTCGCCGGCCCAACGAAGAAGACCGGCATGTGCAGGCCCGTGCGCGCATCCTCCGGAACGAAGACGGTGACGCGGAGCGACTGATCGGCACCTACCAGGACGTAACCGAGAGGCGGCGACGGAGACAAAAACTGCGCCGCCGTGAGCGGCAGTTCGAAGCGGTCTTTCAGGACCCGAACCTCCTGACCGGCCTCCTCGACCTGGACGGGACGCTCCGCAGGGTCAATGACACGGCCCTTTCTTTCATCAACGCAGGCCGGGAAGAGGTAGTCGGGCAATCCTTCTGGGAGACGCCCTGGTGGGACCACGATTCTGCCCTCCAGGCGGACCTTCAGGACTGGATCGCACGGGCGGCGGCGGGCGAGTACGTGACGTACCAGTCCGAGCACCTGAGGCCGGATGGGCTCCAGTACACGATTCGTGGCAGCATCCGCCCCGTCCCCGACGAGGACGGAACGGTCACCGCCCTCATTGTATCGGGCCGCGACGTCACCGCTCGCGAGGACCAGCGGCGCGAGCTGAAGGTGCTCCATCAGGCCGTCGAGGATTCTGCGGAGGGCATGGCGGTGCTGGCCGGCGACGAGTACGTGTACGTGGACCAGACCCACGCCGACATGTACGGGTTCGACGACAAGGAGCAGCTCCTGGGCAACACCTGGCGGATGCTCTACGGGGAGGACGAGATCGAGCGCCTCGAAGAAACGGTGTTTCCCGTGCTTGAGGAGGAGGGCCACTGGCAGGGCCTCGTGACGGGGCAGCGCCCGGACGGCAGCACCTTTCCGGCGGCGTTGTCCCTCACCGTTACGGAGGCGGGACGGCTCGTGTGTACCGTGCGGGACATGACCGGTCGCCAGGATCGGAACCGGAAGCGCCAACTGCTCCTCACCGCGAGTGAGACCGGCATCGCCGAGTGGGACCTGCGGGCCGGCCAGATCCGGTGGGACGGGATGCTCCGCAACATTTTTGGACGGGCACCGGAAAGCACAGACGCCTTCTTCGCCCTGATCCATCCGGAGGACCGCTCGCGGGTGCGGGACGGGTTCGACTCCGTCGTCGACAGCGCGTCTTCCTGGAACGGGGAGTTCCGAATCGAGGACGGGGACGGGCGTACCCGCTGGATCGAGACGCTGGTCATTCCCATCTTCGAGAACGGCGAGGTGGCCCGCCTCCTCGCGTCGGGGACCGACGTGACCGAGCGAAAAGAGCGCCAGCAGAAGCTCGACTTGGCCCTAACGGGGACCGACACGGGAGTCCTCGAGTGGAACCTGCAGTCCGGCGAGATGCAGTGGGACGAGACCCTCCAGGACCTGTTCGGGCACGACCCACAGACGTTCGAGGCCTTTACCGAAATCGTTCATCCCAATGATCTGCCCGATGTGGAGGCGGCCCTCGAGGACATGACCAGCACCGGCGAATCGTGGGAGGGTGACTTTTGGCTGTTCCACCCCGAGGAAGGAGTTGCTCGAATGCACCTCCGGGCGACGCCGGTCTACGAGGAGAGAGGGGCCGTCCGCGTCCTGGGCATCGCCACCGACGTGACGGCCCAGTGGGAACGCCGGCGCGATCTCGCGGCCAGCCGGGAGCGCCACCAGGCCCTCCTCCAGGCAAACCCCAATCCGGTCCTGGGGGCCGACATGGAGACCGGCAAGATTGTGGAGGCGAACGCGGCCGCTGCAGATCTGCTCGGGCGCCCCCGCGAGGAGATCATCGGGGCCCACCAGACCGACTTCCACCCCTCGGGCCGGGCCGAGGCGTACGCGTCGCTCTTCCGTCAGAGCCTCGACGAAGACGGCCCGAGACGGGCCCTCCCGGACGGAACCCAGATTGAAGTCGTCACCGACGAGGGCACCGCTGTCCCCGTTGAACTCAACGCCACCACCGTAGGTCTCCCCGACGGGCGCGTGGTGTACCGGATCTTCCGGGACATCTCCAAACGGAAGGCCATGCAGAAGCGCCTCACCCGCCGGGAGCGCCGGTTCCGAATGATGTTCGAGGGCCACAACGCCCCGATGCTGCTCATCGACCAGGAGACAGGCGCAATTGAGCGGGCCAACGCGGCGGCCGCCGAGTTCTACGAATACGACCGGGACGTCCTGACGTCCATGTCGATCCAGGACATCAATCAACTTCCGGCGGAGGCGGTGGCCCGGGAGCGCCGCGAAGCGGCGAAGGACGGCGACGAGTTCCTATTCGAGCACGAACTCGCGTCCGGAGAGGTGCGGACGGTGCGGGTCCTTTCGGCGCCGGTTCCGGATCTGGATCGGGGCGGGACGCTTCTCTTCTCGGTGATCCACGATGTCACCCAGCGCGAGGAGCGCCGACAGGACCTGGCCGACCAGAAGGCGTTCCTCGATCAGATCCTCGACACGATTGAGGACGTGTTTTATCTGCTCGACGAGCAGGGAGACCTCTTGTTCTGGAACCGCCGCCTCAACGAGGTCACCGGCTACACGGACGCGGAGCTCGAGGCCATGACGGCCCCTGACCTCTTCGACGAAGACGATGCGGCCCGCATCCGAGACGCCATCGAGGAAAGCGCCGCGGGTCAGGCTGTTCGGGTGGAAGCCCCCCTGATCACCAAGGACGGGCACCGGGTGCCCCACGAGTTTGTGGGGGATGCCTTCGACGACCCGACACGGGGCTGGGTCCTGTGTGGGGTTGGACGCGACGTGACCCCGCAGAAGGAGCGACGCCGGGCCCTGCGACGTGCCAACCAGCGGTTCGAGCAGTTCGCGGAGGCGGTGCCGAACGCGTTTTATATCGTTACGCCCGACTACTCGGAGCTCCGTTACGCCAACAGCGCAACCGAAACGCTGTACGGCGTGGACCGGGACACGCTGCGCGACGCCCCGAGTGCCTGGACCCGTCACGTCCACCCTGCGGACCTCGGGCCCCTCCGCTCGGCCGTTGAGGCGCAGGGCGACGGCGAGGCACGCTGGCCGCAGCACCAGGAGTTCCGCGTACTGCATCCCACCCGGGGCTGCCGGTGGCTCAGAGCGCAGATCGACGGGATTTACGACGACGAGGGGACCCTTCAGCGGCTCGCCGGCGTGACCACCGACGTGACCGACCAGAAAGTGCGGGAGCGGCGGCTTCGAAGCCTTTACCGCGTGACGCGGGACCTTCTCGCCGTGGGCACGGAAGCCGGCGCCGCGTCGATTGTCACCGATGCCCTCGGCGACACCCTCAACTTCCAAGAGGCCGCCGTGTACCTGCGGGACGGCGACGTGCTGGTGCGGGCCGGCGCCATCGACAGTGAGGTGGTCGGCTCGATGCCCCGGGTCGAGCAGGGACACACCCCGCTCTGGACCGCCCTCGACGAGGAGGACACGCAGGTGCACCCCGATCCCAGCACCATCGACGACGGCGTAGACCGGTCGGGCCTCACGGGCTGCGCGTACGTGCCGCTGGGACAGCGCGGCGTGCTCGTCGTGGGCACCGCTGCCCCGAACGGTCTCGACGACGGGGCCCTTCGCCTTCTGGAAACCGTCGCGCAGAGTCTCCGAAAGGCGCTGGAATCCCTCACCCGAGCGCACGACCTGATTGCACGTGAGCGCCGCTACCGCACCCTCGCCGAGAATATTCCGAACGGGGCGGTATTCCTGTTTGATGAGAACCTTGCCTACACGCTGGCGGCCGGCGAGCTGCTCGGCACGTACGAGTTGGAGGAGTCCGACCTGCTCGGGGCACAGGCCGGGACCGTCCTCGTCGGCATCGAGGGGGGCCGGCACCCGATTGTAGACCGCTTCGAGGCGGCCCTGGCGGGGGAGCGGACGGACCGACGGATCGGGGTCGGCGGCCGCACGCTGCGCGTCCACGTCGTGCCCCTCCAGGGCGACACCGAGGCAGAAGGCCTGATGCTGGCGCAGGACATTACGGAGAACGTCCGCAAGGAGCGCGAGCTTATGAGCGCCAAGAAAGCCGCCGAGGAGGCCGGCCGGATGAAGTCGTCCCTTCTCGCGAACATGAGCCACGAGATCCGCACGCCGCTGACGAGCGTCCTCGGGTTTGCGGAGGCGATCGAGGAGGAGATCGAGGGGCTAGAGCCCCCGGCCGCGGCAGACGACCTGAAGCCCCCTGTGGAGTTTGCAGGCCTGATTCAGAAGAGCGGGCAGCGGCTGATGGACACGCTCACCGGCGTGCTCAACCTCTCGCGGCTGGAGGCCGGGGAAATGGACCTGGGGGCCGAGCCCGTGGACCTGGCCGAGCAGGTCGGTGAGGTCGCCGGCGAGCTTCGGCCTCAGGCCGAGGCGGAAGGGCTGCGCCTGCAGGTCCAGTCCGGAGGCGAGCCGACCTGGGCCCGGGCCGACGGCGGCGGCGTGCAGATCGTGCTCCGCAACCTGGTCTCCAATGCCATCAAGTATACGAAAGACGGGGAAATACAGCTCCACGCCTACGAAAAAACCGGGCATGCGATAATCGAGGTGGAGGACAGCGGCATTGGGATGGCCCCCGAAAAGGTCGAGGATCTGTTTAGGCCCTTCCGGCAGGCCTCCGAGGGGGTGGCCCGGGAGTACGAGGGCACCGGGCTTGGGCTGGCGGTGGCGCAAGAGGCCGTCGAGCAGATGAACGGCTCAATCGAGATGGAGACGGAAAAAGGCAAGGGCACTACGGTTCGCGTCCGGATGCCGAAAGAAGAGAGCAGAGAGACGGGCAATGGCGATGTGGATGATGCGGAGCGCTGA
- a CDS encoding RNA-guided endonuclease InsQ/TnpB family protein, with translation MYLTRKFHIEGTDQLERLSRSSADLWNQICTWYWRTVDRQNHWLSKTATRRWHCKGHDVLPSQTAQEVAEQFYEAVSSWHDNDRRGNPPKRCDKEYNVLRWTYQGVTLRDDGVLRLSTKRGEDSILIDWPVDEEPRTVEIGKSSGGFVVRAQYDTEPVDRTTGDKIAGIDLGEKHLAAVFTGQDAFTINGGELRALRHYQNSLKAKLDAKIDRKERGSSRWTKLVQTKNKQLDHIDNKITDLLHKLSRKVVEMLLERRVSAIGIGDVRGIRDRIDYGSQMNQRLHQWAYGEFARMIEYKAKLAGITVERVDEAYTSQECPQCGHRKKPSGREYACSECGFRGHRDVVGAANIRRRYVAKRKYVGNDNSSRLPGVMASPSGVRFHPHLSCSSRSERKTNRQFA, from the coding sequence ATGTATTTGACCCGCAAATTCCATATTGAGGGCACCGATCAGCTTGAGCGGTTGTCCCGGTCGTCTGCGGATCTGTGGAACCAGATCTGCACGTGGTACTGGCGAACGGTCGACCGGCAGAACCACTGGCTCAGCAAGACGGCGACGCGGCGATGGCACTGCAAAGGGCATGACGTACTGCCCTCTCAGACCGCCCAGGAAGTCGCGGAGCAGTTTTACGAAGCGGTGAGCTCCTGGCATGACAACGACCGCAGGGGCAACCCACCAAAACGTTGTGACAAAGAGTACAACGTGCTCCGGTGGACCTATCAAGGCGTCACGCTCCGTGACGATGGCGTTCTCCGTCTGTCCACGAAACGCGGAGAGGACTCGATTCTGATTGATTGGCCCGTCGACGAAGAACCCAGAACCGTCGAGATCGGGAAGAGCTCGGGTGGTTTTGTCGTCCGTGCTCAGTATGACACAGAGCCTGTCGACCGAACGACCGGAGACAAGATCGCCGGAATCGATCTCGGAGAGAAACACCTCGCTGCTGTCTTCACGGGTCAAGACGCATTCACGATCAACGGCGGTGAACTTCGCGCTCTCCGTCACTACCAGAATAGCCTGAAAGCCAAGCTCGATGCGAAGATCGATCGTAAAGAGCGCGGCTCGAGCCGCTGGACGAAGCTGGTTCAGACGAAGAACAAGCAGCTTGACCACATCGACAACAAGATCACGGACCTTCTTCACAAACTGAGTCGGAAGGTCGTGGAGATGCTCCTTGAGCGACGTGTCTCTGCGATCGGGATCGGTGATGTTCGCGGCATCCGTGATCGGATCGATTACGGCAGCCAGATGAACCAACGGCTGCACCAGTGGGCCTATGGCGAGTTTGCCCGGATGATCGAGTACAAAGCCAAGCTCGCTGGAATCACAGTTGAACGAGTTGATGAAGCGTATACGTCCCAAGAATGTCCACAGTGCGGCCACCGGAAGAAGCCGAGTGGCCGGGAATACGCGTGCAGTGAGTGTGGTTTTCGTGGGCATCGGGACGTGGTAGGTGCCGCGAACATCAGGCGACGATATGTCGCCAAAAGGAAGTATGTCGGGAACGACAACAGTTCCCGTCTACCTGGTGTTATGGCTTCCCCCTCGGGAGTGAGGTTTCATCCTCATCTCTCGTGTAGCTCGCGGAGCGAACGTAAGACCAACAGGCAGTTCGCGTAG